One Mycolicibacterium rufum genomic window, CGCAACGCCAAGGACGCCGGTGAGACCGCGTTCGGGGCCGCCAAGAACCCGGGTCAGCTCGACGCCGTCATCCGCAACACGTTCATCCAGGGCACGCTGTCCATCATCTTCGCCCTGCTCGTGCTGATCGTGTTCGCGGCCGGTGTCGCCATGGCGCTCAAGGCGATTCGCGGTCGGGGCGCGCCGCTGGCCGAGGACGAGCCGGTCCCGTCGCGGATGTTCGCCCCGTCGGGCATGTTCCTCACCGCCGCCGAGAAGGAGGTGCAGAAGCAGTGGGACGCGTTACCGCGGGAGCACGCCGGGCATTCCGTCAGATCGGCTGGTACGTCGGGTCATTGATGGGCGACGACCATTACCGGCGTTACCTGGAGCATCGCGCCCGGGCGCATCCGGGCGCGGCGGTGATGTCGGAGAGTGAGTACTGGCGACATCGGCACGCGGCGGCCGACGCCAACCCCGGTGCCCGCTGCTGCTGATCAGGAGCCGCCGCGGCGCAGGGTCGATGTCAGCTCGATGATGTCCCGCTCGCCGATCGTCTCCGGGAAGCCGATGAGCACCCGGTCGATCGCGCCCGCGCACCGGCGCAGAATCTTTTGGGCCACTTCGTCGATCGGCGCCACCACGGCGAAGGTGTCGAGCATCGCGTCATCGATCAGCGAGCCCATGAGGTCCCAGTCGCCCCGGCGGGACAGTCGGTGCAGCTCGGTCTGCAGCTCGCCCCAGCCGTGCACGTCGAGCACTCCCCGGTAGGCGGGGGTCGACGCATAGAACGCGATCTGCTTGCGCGTGCCGACGGCCGCGGCGGCCAGTTCTTCCTCGTCGCGACCGGTCACCACGAACAGCGGACTGGCCACCTCGAAGTCGGCGCGCTGCCGGCCGGCGCGCTCCAGGCCCCGGGTGAGCGTCGGCAGGGTCACCTCTCGCAGATACCGCTCCGTCGAGAACGCATGCGCCAGAAGCCCGTCGGCGACCTCTCCGCACATTTCGGTCATCCGGTCCCCCACCGCGGCGAGGAACACGGCGGG contains:
- a CDS encoding YbdD/YjiX family protein → MGDDHYRRYLEHRARAHPGAAVMSESEYWRHRHAAADANPGARCC
- a CDS encoding LLM class F420-dependent oxidoreductase, with the translated sequence MDAAVVGRLAQVPGAARTLERRGYDGCWTAEIDHDPFLPLTLAAEHTRRIDLGTSIAVAFARNPMTVAQIGWDLQEYSHGRILLGLGSQIKPHIERRFSMPWGAPVARMREFVAAMRAIWSCWRDDVPLRFEGDFYTHTLMTPMFVPAAHDHGDPAVFLAAVGDRMTEMCGEVADGLLAHAFSTERYLREVTLPTLTRGLERAGRQRADFEVASPLFVVTGRDEEELAAAAVGTRKQIAFYASTPAYRGVLDVHGWGELQTELHRLSRRGDWDLMGSLIDDAMLDTFAVVAPIDEVAQKILRRCAGAIDRVLIGFPETIGERDIIELTSTLRRGGS